AACAATCTTCTAAGGAAATAGCCTGAACCCCATTGATATGCTTCTCTTATGGCTCCTATAAATTCCCTATCATCATCCAAAAAACCCATGGCGAAACATGCATCTCTAAAACAATGATACTGAATTTCCCCAACTTTGCGAATTTCTTCATAAGTAGTTGGTCCTTTGACAACAGTTAACATTAATCTCAAATAGAACAACTCTCCGGTAGTTGGAGGTACCCATATTAGTCTACCGATAGTAAATCCTCTCTTCCTTGGGGTCCAGgctctgttttttttgttgtaaacaAATTTGGTTACAAACTGACCATAAGTGAGTTCTCTGGCTGCCACATATTGTTGATTTGCAATTAGCCAGGCTGTGAACATGGATTCTGTAACACTTGCTTTTTCAAGTACATTTTCCATTCGAGAGTGATCAGTAAAGTATATTGCTTTCTCTCCGACCATATGAAAGAACATCCGTTCAACTGCAGGTTTACGGCCGTGAATTGGGAAAGAGTAAATTCTCCAACACGCTTCACTTGGAGAAATATACCTACAATCAAGGTATTGTTTGATTTCATCTATGGGTTGTTTTTCAATTCTTGATTGTTGATTAGATGGCACAATTTGTGCTGTAATACGATCATAACCTTTGTGAATGTACTTGAATAAGTACTTAATTGAAGTGCTCTGGTTACACCATTCCATGTTAATATGAGCTTGATATTTCAACAGTAAAGTAACATTATATGGAACAACATGTCGATTATCCAAGCTCACACCATTTTTGACAATTGTGTGTGTAGTAGCACTCCTCTTGTAGACTGGATAACCATTATGATCCACAATGGTTGTTTCATTAAACTTTTTAGGAAAGAACTTGGAACATTTCTTATCTTTCATGCATGGTGACTGCCACCGAGCCTTACCACATGGACCATGAATCATATGACTCCTGACCAAATTGTATAGTTCATTGTGTATCTTAGGATCTGGTATTTCTGCTGAAATAATCTTGTCTATATCTGCAGGTGTTGGATATTTGCTTGTTGGATGTAAGAACACCAAGATATGAGCATGTGGTAACCCTCTTTTCTGAAACTCAATTGTGTACATGTCTGTCAAGTCCAATAACTTGTGTTAATACCATTAACAAATAAAGATTATTtagaaatttgaagaaatgaaaTTATGGTTGACAACAAAATACTTACATGCTAATACTTTACCAAGTATATGTCTTTTGGTCAAGTCTTTCATAAGTTCATCAAACTTGATCTTGAATACTCTAGCAACAATATCTGGACGATCCTGTGGTTTCAAATTATATTGTGCAAGTTCTCTTTTGATTTCAGGCCATGCTGGATTGCATGTAAATGTAATAAAGATGTCAGGAAACCCAACAGCATTTGAAATAGCCATACCATCAAAATACAATTGATCCATGTATCTTTTACTACCAACAAATGTTGATGGTAACACTACCCTTTTTCCTTTCAATGTTGGTCCACTTTGGTTATTTGTGGTAGGAGTTTCTGCTATCTGTCTGTATTTTCCTACCCTCAACTTCGATTGATTTCTCCTTAACCAATTAAGCCTCTCGGCTTCCATCATTGTATAACCATCACAACTAAATTGCTGCAATAATTTCCTTGAGCACAACAAAGTAAGTGCCTCACCTTTTCTTCGTTGCAGTCGAAATGATAGCCAATGCATAATtgtcaactttttcttttttgtaatgTCTGTATCATCTACAAAGCGTAGCAGTATTGATGGCCGATATCCATCCTCACCATATGGAAAAATGAGAGGATATTGGAAACTCAAGTAACTTGCATGAAATTCATCTATTCTTTGCAGATTTCCAGACTGTCCTTGCATAATTATATCTCTATATGAAGCAGAGTCAATATCACCCAAAACTAATGCAGCAACTTCGGAAACAGTAGGTTTGTTGTATATTCTGCCATCAGTTTTCCTGTCTGCAATTAACTTTAATTTCACATCttgaaaattaacatcatttagCATATCCCTTGCCATTCGAAAAACCTTTGCATGGACATTGTTCTGATCAAGCATTAATTTGAGCTTCTTGACAATTTCTTCATCTATATCTTTATTAGTCCTATATAAGATTGATCATATGAATGAGTAAATTTTATGTTAAGTAAAAGGGAAGATATAATTACTACATAAGTAATTGCGTTAGTTATTAATTACCTGAAGCTATTCATTCGATTTGATATTTCATTATCAGTGTCGAAAATGTATAGCTGAGCATATTTAGGACTATCCCCTGGCAAAGGCAACAGACTTCCAACTCTGTGACATGTTTGTCCTTGCATTCTTAAAGTTGGTGGACCTTTTCCATTGTTAATTTTAGTATCCATTTTCATGCCAGGTGAAGTAAAAGAAAACATGGCATTGTATGTCCTTATATTTGTTTGGAAATTTTTGGTAGCTGGTGATTGGTTTCCAAATAACAAATCTTGCAAAAGTTGTGGAGGTTGTTCTAAAAGAGGAAGTTTTACTTTCCCACCTCCGCAACATAACTGAAACTTAGGTACAGTTGAATGCCTTGACTTATCCTTTCTTTCTTGATACCACATCAAGGCTCCACACATTTGACACTCCCAAATAGGATCACCTATATCAGAATAAACTGTTTCATTTtaacgaaaaaaataatatgttagtaTAACAATGTGTTTAAGTAGTAAAAGTAACAAAATGTACTAAGAATAGTTAAAGTTCCTTGAGTACTTACCTTGTGCAACATTGTCTACAACTTCATCAACTTCTTCAATGTCTTCTGATGAAGTATCATCAGAATGTACTGATTGATCAGTATCATCAGAATCATCTTCTGATGAAGTAGTATCTGAAGATCGAGTTGGTGTTGAGGTCATTGGTAGATGAATGATGTTCGATGAATAGTACTGTCCATCAGTAGTGGGTGCTTTTCTTTTGTTAGTATGATGTACTCCCACTCCatttgttgttggttgttgtgCAGAATGTTGCAGACTTACATTTGAAGTAGAAGTAGAAGGTATTTGATGAAATATGGAAGCATGTGGGTTTATAATCTGCGGATCTGTATTTTCTtggttgtttggtttctttctttTACCATTGCGGTGAACTGTCTCAGTTGATAAGTCCGTCTGAATTGACATTGCATGGTAGTTTTGTTGTTCAAAAGTAGAAGATGCATAATTACTTTGTATTGGCTCAACAGGTCTTGAGTTGAAGGTGTTTGGATGATATGGTGTTCCATGAAATGTAGAAGTAACTGGGTTTGGAATACTTTGATCAAAACTATTTTGTGTTCGTGGTTGTGTATGAAGCTCAGTTACCTTGTTAGAGATAGTGGGAGATTGGAAAAAACTTCGGACATTTGTTGAGGTTAAGTAACTTGTAACAAAAGGTAGTGGATTGGTTAGAGTAGCCAATGGAGTAGAAAAGGGTGGCTCGTGAATTTcctgttgttttttttgttttctcttagCATTGTTTTGATCTAGTCCAGTAGGTAAAGATCTTGTTATAGATGGTATTCCGTGGTATTGAGGAGCAACTGGGTGTAGAAAATCTGGTTTAGCAATTTTCTTGgtttttgtatgttttgttatgacatttttgttgtttgattcaACAGATGTTCGAAGACAAATGTTGGTGGTAGGGGTTTTGTTCTTGGAAGTAGCAGCAGATGCAGTTAAAGCAGGTCCAGGAATACATTTATCTGTATCTGCAAATTTGGTAAGAAGATTGATTCCAGCTACATGTTTCCTTTCAGGTAAATTGGTAGGTATTATGAAATTGGGTAAATTTGGGGAGCTATAGTTTTGATGAAAGTATGATGTAGTAGGAATGTTGAGTACAACTGATGTTATATCAGTAAGTGGTGTTGAATATACAGattgttgattttgttggaGTTTGGCATTGGCATTGGCACCAGAACTTGGACCTGGGGATTTTTTAGGCTTCTTAGTCTCGAGTAAAGTTCTTCTTCTTTGCCTTCTTTCTGCAGACCGTCTATTAGATGGTTCCATACATTGTTTGTCCATGTTTTTGACAATGGTCTACATGAAAGTACAGAAACATTATGTGCAACAGACTACATGATGTGCAATATTTTAGGATGCATATTTAAATGATTTAAGTAACAAACAATGCTTCCAATGATCCATGTAGCATTGCTATtattaaatcatatatataatatgaatttAATAAGCTATAATTTATAAGAGTAAAATCATGTAAACTTAAATAACCTAATTTGATTGTGAAACCCAGTTAAAATTGGAGCCTAATGATCAGTTTCTTGATGACAATATGACATAATAATGTGTTACTATTTTGAGTTCCTAAAAATGAACAGTTATATTGGTATTTCTCTAAACTTGAACTAAAATCTTAACATATAGGAAA
Above is a genomic segment from Medicago truncatula cultivar Jemalong A17 chromosome 5, MtrunA17r5.0-ANR, whole genome shotgun sequence containing:
- the LOC120580547 gene encoding uncharacterized protein, which encodes MDKQCMEPSNRRSAERRQRRRTLLETKKPKKSPGPSSGANANAKLQQNQQSVYSTPLTDITSVVLNIPTTSYFHQNYSSPNLPNFIIPTNLPERKHVAGINLLTKFADTDKCIPGPALTASAATSKNKTPTTNICLRTSVESNNKNVITKHTKTKKIAKPDFLHPVAPQYHGIPSITRSLPTGLDQNNAKRKQKKQQEIHEPPFSTPLATLTNPLPFVTSYLTSTNVRSFFQSPTISNKVTELHTQPRTQNSFDQSIPNPVTSTFHGTPYHPNTFNSRPVEPIQSNYASSTFEQQNYHAMSIQTDLSTETVHRNGKRKKPNNQENTDPQIINPHASIFHQIPSTSTSNVSLQHSAQQPTTNGVGVHHTNKRKAPTTDGQYYSSNIIHLPMTSTPTRSSDTTSSEDDSDDTDQSVHSDDTSSEDIEEVDEVVDNVAQVYSDIGDPIWECQMCGALMWYQERKDKSRHSTVPKFQLCCGGGKVKLPLLEQPPQLLQDLLFGNQSPATKNFQTNIRTYNAMFSFTSPGMKMDTKINNGKGPPTLRMQGQTCHRVGSLLPLPGDSPKYAQLYIFDTDNEISNRMNSFRTNKDIDEEIVKKLKLMLDQNNVHAKVFRMARDMLNDVNFQDVKLKLIADRKTDGRIYNKPTVSEVAALVLGDIDSASYRDIIMQGQSGNLQRIDEFHASYLSFQYPLIFPYGEDGYRPSILLRFVDDTDITKKKKLTIMHWLSFRLQRRKGEALTLLCSRKLLQQFSCDGYTMMEAERLNWLRRNQSKLRVGKYRQIAETPTTNNQSGPTLKGKRVVLPSTFVGSKRYMDQLYFDGMAISNAVGFPDIFITFTCNPAWPEIKRELAQYNLKPQDRPDIVARVFKIKFDELMKDLTKRHILGKVLAYMYTIEFQKRGLPHAHILVFLHPTSKYPTPADIDKIISAEIPDPKIHNELYNLVRSHMIHGPCGKARWQSPCMKDKKCSKFFPKKFNETTIVDHNGYPVYKRSATTHTIVKNGVSLDNRHVVPYNVTLLLKYQAHINMEWCNQSTSIKYLFKYIHKGYDRITAQIVPSNQQSRIEKQPIDEIKQYLDCRYISPSEACWRIYSFPIHGRKPAVERMFFHMVGEKAIYFTDHSRMENVLEKASVTESMFTAWLIANQQYVAARELTYGQFVTKFVYNKKNRAWTPRKRGFTIGRLIWVPPTTGELFYLRLMLTVVKGPTTYEEIRKVGEIQYHCFRDACFAMGFLDDDREFIGAIREAYQWGSGYFLRRLFVILLLSGAMNRPNHVWRSTVHWLSDGVLYAQRILANNQELYLSNEDLHNLTLLEIEKLLQSSRRSLKEFPSIPYPKGYVLEQLGNRLIYDERNYNTDALKQEFAQLHASLTDEQSQIYDKIMLAVQNQRGGVFFLHGHGGTGKTFMWRTLASALRSKHEIVLTVASSGIASLLLPGGRTAHSKFKIPVPTFENSTCKIDHDSDLAQLLRQTKLIIWDEAPMAHKYTFECLDRTLRDIMGDGITKCDTIFGGKVIVFGGDFRQILPVVPRGNRSDIVHASISASYIWDHCQVLTLTQNMRLKQGSNPEENLQISEFSNWLLMVGEGKIAEPNDGYAEITIPKDMLILDFQDPILAIVTSTYPNFLDNYRSYEYLKNRAILASTIEVVDQINDYVLDLMPGDERVYYSANSIDRSEINDNNIIEVLTPEFLSSLRTSGLPNHQIKLKVGAPIMLLRNLDQTEGLCNGTRMIVTKLATHVIEAKIMGGKHHGNVTYIPRMDMSPSQSPWPFKLSRRQFPIIVSYAMTINKSQGQSLDWVGLYLPRDVFSHGQIYVAISRVTSKKGIKILIHDENKNPKETTTNVVYKEVFQYV